In Amycolatopsis jiangsuensis, the following proteins share a genomic window:
- a CDS encoding ATP-binding protein: MTTSKLPAMRTTAPDPVRLHLPDDVTAPAVARHKVRTALASIDLPGHLRDDVLLATSELVTNAVEHGERPERLELMLTTDELVVSVFDRGSKIPELKEPMPAAARSRGLQLVHALSARWGYDPAEGGKCVWAAFAL; this comes from the coding sequence ATGACGACGTCGAAGCTGCCGGCGATGCGCACCACTGCACCGGACCCGGTGCGCTTGCACCTCCCGGATGACGTCACCGCGCCTGCGGTCGCCCGCCACAAGGTACGGACCGCGCTGGCTTCGATCGACCTGCCCGGGCACCTGCGTGACGACGTGCTGCTGGCCACCTCGGAGCTGGTGACCAACGCCGTCGAGCACGGGGAACGGCCCGAGCGGCTGGAGCTGATGCTGACTACCGACGAGCTGGTGGTGTCGGTGTTCGATCGCGGTTCGAAGATCCCGGAGCTCAAGGAGCCCATGCCCGCCGCGGCGCGTAGCCGCGGTCTCCAGCTGGTGCACGCGCTGTCCGCGCGGTGGGGGTACGACCCGGCCGAAGGCGGCAAGTGCGTGTGGGCGGCCTTCGCCCTGTGA